From the Streptomyces sp. KMM 9044 genome, one window contains:
- a CDS encoding 3-isopropylmalate dehydrogenase → MSRSINLAVIPGDGIGQEVVAEGLKVLSAVLPQDVKLETKEYDFGAQRYHATGETLTDADLDALKRHDAILLGAIGDPSVPSGVLERGFLLKLRFAFDHHVNLRPSKLLPGVATPLAGQPEIDFVVVREGTEGPYTGNGGTIRKGTEHEVATEVSVNTAFGVERVVRDAFARARARPRKKLTLVHKNNVLTFAGHLWTNVFNKVAEEYPEVTTDYIHVDAATIYLVTQPGRFDVIVTDNLFGDIITDLAAAVSGGIGVAASANINPSGVFPSMFEPVHGSAPDIAGQGKADPSATVLSVALLLRHLGHDAEAARIEDAVSADLAERGGLPARSTSEIGDALAVRVAG, encoded by the coding sequence ATGTCTCGCAGCATCAATCTCGCAGTGATCCCCGGTGACGGCATCGGCCAGGAAGTGGTGGCCGAGGGCCTGAAGGTGCTCTCCGCCGTCCTCCCGCAGGACGTGAAGCTGGAGACCAAGGAGTACGACTTCGGCGCCCAGCGCTATCACGCCACCGGTGAGACCCTCACCGACGCCGACCTCGACGCGCTGAAGCGGCACGACGCCATCCTGCTCGGCGCCATCGGCGACCCGAGCGTCCCCTCCGGCGTCCTGGAGCGGGGCTTCCTGCTGAAGCTCCGCTTCGCCTTCGACCACCATGTGAACCTGCGGCCGTCGAAGCTCCTGCCGGGCGTGGCCACACCGCTCGCGGGGCAGCCGGAGATCGACTTCGTCGTCGTCCGCGAGGGCACCGAGGGTCCTTACACCGGCAACGGCGGCACCATCCGCAAGGGCACCGAACACGAGGTCGCCACCGAGGTCTCCGTGAACACGGCCTTCGGCGTCGAGCGCGTCGTCCGCGACGCCTTCGCCCGGGCCCGGGCCCGCCCCCGCAAGAAGCTCACGCTGGTCCACAAGAACAACGTGCTGACCTTCGCCGGCCACCTGTGGACGAACGTCTTCAACAAGGTGGCCGAGGAGTACCCCGAGGTCACCACCGACTACATCCACGTCGACGCCGCGACGATCTACCTCGTCACCCAGCCCGGGCGCTTCGACGTGATCGTCACCGACAACCTCTTCGGCGACATCATCACCGACCTCGCCGCGGCCGTCTCCGGCGGCATCGGCGTCGCCGCCAGCGCGAACATCAACCCGTCCGGCGTGTTCCCGTCCATGTTCGAGCCCGTGCACGGCTCGGCACCGGACATCGCGGGCCAGGGCAAGGCCGACCCCAGCGCCACGGTCCTGTCCGTCGCCCTCCTCCTGCGCCACCTCGGCCACGACGCCGAGGCCGCCCGTATCGAGGACGCCGTCTCCGCCGACCTCGCGGAGCGCGGCGGCCTGCCCGCACGCAGCACCTCCGAGATCGGCGACGCGCTCGCCGTACGCGTAGCCGGCTGA
- the ilvC gene encoding ketol-acid reductoisomerase, whose product MAELFYDADADLSIIQGRKVAVIGYGSQGHAHALSLRDSGVDVRVGLHEGSKSQAKAEEQGLRVVSPSEAAAEADVIMILVPDPIQAQVYEEHIKDNLKDGDALFFGHGLNIRYGFIKPPAGVDVCMVAPKGPGHLVRRQYEEGRGVPCIAAVEQDATGGGFELALSYAKGIGGTRAGVIKTTFTEETETDLFGEQAVLCGGTAALVKAGFETLTEAGYQPEIAYFECLHELKLIVDLMYEGGLEKMRWSISETAEWGDYVTGPRIITDATKAEMKKVLAEIQDGTFAQQWMDEYHGGLKKYNEYKKQDGEHLLETTGKELRKLMSWVDEEA is encoded by the coding sequence GTGGCCGAGCTGTTCTACGACGCCGACGCCGACCTGTCCATCATCCAGGGCCGTAAGGTCGCGGTCATCGGTTACGGCAGCCAGGGCCACGCCCATGCCCTGTCGCTGCGCGACTCCGGCGTCGACGTGCGCGTCGGTCTGCACGAGGGCTCGAAGTCCCAGGCCAAGGCCGAGGAGCAGGGCCTGCGCGTGGTGAGCCCGTCCGAGGCCGCCGCCGAGGCCGACGTCATCATGATCCTCGTCCCGGACCCGATCCAGGCCCAGGTCTACGAGGAGCACATCAAGGACAACCTGAAGGACGGCGACGCCCTGTTCTTCGGCCACGGCCTGAACATCCGCTACGGCTTCATCAAGCCCCCGGCCGGCGTGGACGTCTGCATGGTCGCCCCGAAGGGTCCGGGCCACCTGGTGCGCCGTCAGTACGAGGAGGGCCGCGGCGTTCCCTGCATCGCCGCCGTCGAGCAGGACGCCACGGGAGGCGGCTTCGAGCTGGCTCTGTCGTACGCGAAGGGGATCGGCGGCACCCGCGCCGGCGTCATCAAGACGACCTTCACCGAGGAGACCGAGACCGACCTGTTCGGTGAGCAGGCCGTCCTGTGCGGTGGCACCGCGGCGCTGGTCAAGGCGGGCTTCGAGACCCTGACCGAGGCCGGCTACCAGCCGGAGATCGCCTACTTCGAGTGCCTGCACGAGCTGAAGCTGATCGTCGACCTCATGTACGAGGGCGGCCTGGAGAAGATGCGCTGGTCGATCTCCGAGACCGCCGAGTGGGGCGACTACGTCACCGGCCCGCGGATCATCACCGACGCCACCAAGGCCGAGATGAAGAAGGTCCTCGCCGAGATCCAGGACGGCACCTTCGCGCAGCAGTGGATGGACGAGTACCACGGCGGTCTGAAGAAGTACAACGAGTACAAGAAGCAGGACGGCGAGCACCTGCTGGAGACCACCGGCAAGGAGCTGCGCAAGCTCATGAGCTGGGTCGACGAAGAGGCGTGA
- a CDS encoding proline dehydrogenase family protein: MLGPVILAASRSDRMRRLVSAAPVTKQVVDRFIPGETVDEILPVIEELTGNGLELTMDVVGEDITTPEQAAAARDAYLELIGRLGPLELGTRAEMSVKLSMFGQALPGGHELALANVRPVVEAAAATGTTVTLDAEDHTTLDSMFAIHDELRGNFPQTGCVIQAYLFRTEEDARRLAANGSRVRLVKGAYKEPAEVAHQHKHAIDKAYVRILRTLMEGEGYPMIGSHDPRLISITQELARTAGRKLDEYEFQMLYGIRGEEHLRLVAEGHRMRVYTAYGTDWYGYFMRRLAEKPANLRFFLRSMVSKG; this comes from the coding sequence GTGCTGGGTCCCGTGATTCTCGCCGCCTCGCGCAGCGACCGGATGCGTCGCCTCGTCTCGGCGGCCCCGGTGACCAAGCAGGTCGTCGACCGTTTCATCCCCGGTGAGACCGTGGACGAGATCCTGCCCGTCATCGAGGAGCTCACCGGCAACGGCCTGGAGCTGACGATGGACGTCGTCGGCGAGGACATCACCACTCCCGAGCAGGCCGCCGCCGCGCGCGACGCCTACCTGGAGCTCATCGGCCGGCTCGGCCCGCTGGAGCTCGGCACCCGCGCCGAGATGTCGGTGAAGCTGTCGATGTTCGGCCAGGCACTCCCCGGCGGCCACGAACTCGCGCTCGCCAACGTCCGGCCGGTCGTCGAGGCCGCCGCCGCGACCGGCACCACGGTCACCCTCGACGCCGAGGACCACACCACCCTCGACTCGATGTTCGCCATCCACGACGAGCTGCGCGGGAACTTCCCACAGACCGGCTGCGTCATCCAGGCCTACCTCTTCCGCACGGAGGAGGACGCGCGCCGCCTCGCCGCGAACGGCAGTCGAGTACGGTTGGTGAAGGGCGCCTACAAGGAGCCCGCAGAGGTCGCCCACCAGCACAAGCACGCGATCGACAAGGCGTACGTGCGCATCCTGCGGACGCTGATGGAGGGCGAGGGCTACCCGATGATCGGGTCCCACGACCCGCGCCTGATCTCCATCACCCAGGAACTGGCCCGCACCGCCGGCCGCAAGCTCGACGAGTACGAGTTCCAGATGCTCTACGGCATCCGCGGCGAGGAGCACCTGAGGCTGGTCGCCGAAGGCCACCGCATGCGCGTCTACACGGCCTACGGCACCGACTGGTACGGCTACTTCATGCGCCGCCTGGCGGAGAAGCCGGCGAACCTGCGCTTCTTCCTGCGCTCGATGGTCAGCAAGGGCTGA
- the serA gene encoding phosphoglycerate dehydrogenase, which translates to MSSKPVVLIAEELSPATVDALGPDFEIRHCNGADRAELLPAIAGVDAILIRSATKVDAEAIAAAKKLKVVARAGVGLDNVDVSAATKAGVMVVNAPTSNIVTAAELACGLIIATARNIPQANAALKNHEWKRSKYTGVELAEKTLGVVGLGRIGALVAQRMSAFGMKVVAYDPYVQPARAAQMGVKVLSLDELLEVSDFITVHLPKTPETLGLIGDEALRKVKPSVRVINAARGGIVDEEALYAALKEGRVAGAGLDVYAKEPCTDSPLFEFDQVVCTPHLGASTDEAQEKAGIAVARSVRLALAGELVPDAVNVQGGVIAEDVKPGLPLAERLGRIFTALAGEVAVRLDVEVYGEITQHDVKVLELSALKGVFEDVVDETVSYVNAPLFAQERGVEVRLTTSSESADHRNVVTVRGTLADGEEIAVSGTLAGHKNVQKIVAVGEYDVDLALADHMAVLRYEDRPGVVGTVGRVFGEAGINIAGMQVARAAAGGEALAVLTVDDTVPSAVLAELAAEIGATSARSVELV; encoded by the coding sequence GTGAGCTCGAAACCTGTCGTACTCATCGCCGAAGAACTGTCGCCCGCGACCGTGGACGCGCTCGGCCCGGACTTCGAGATCCGCCACTGCAACGGAGCGGACCGCGCCGAACTGCTGCCGGCCATCGCCGGCGTGGACGCGATCCTGATCCGCTCGGCCACCAAGGTCGACGCCGAGGCCATCGCCGCCGCGAAGAAGCTCAAGGTCGTCGCGCGGGCCGGCGTCGGCCTGGACAACGTCGACGTCTCCGCCGCCACCAAGGCCGGCGTGATGGTGGTCAACGCGCCCACCTCGAACATCGTGACCGCCGCGGAACTCGCGTGCGGTCTGATCATCGCCACCGCGCGCAACATCCCGCAGGCCAACGCCGCGCTGAAGAACCACGAGTGGAAGCGCAGCAAGTACACGGGCGTCGAGCTCGCCGAGAAGACCCTCGGAGTCGTGGGTCTGGGGCGGATCGGCGCCCTCGTCGCGCAGCGCATGTCCGCCTTCGGCATGAAGGTCGTCGCCTACGACCCCTACGTGCAGCCCGCACGGGCCGCGCAGATGGGCGTCAAGGTGCTGTCGCTGGACGAGCTGCTCGAGGTCTCCGACTTCATCACCGTCCACCTGCCCAAGACCCCCGAGACGCTCGGTCTGATCGGCGACGAGGCGCTGCGCAAGGTCAAGCCGAGCGTGCGCGTCATCAACGCCGCGCGCGGCGGCATCGTCGACGAGGAGGCGCTGTACGCGGCGCTCAAGGAGGGCCGCGTCGCCGGCGCCGGCCTGGACGTGTACGCGAAGGAGCCCTGCACGGACTCCCCGCTCTTCGAGTTCGACCAGGTCGTCTGCACCCCGCACCTCGGCGCGTCCACCGACGAGGCCCAGGAGAAGGCCGGTATCGCCGTCGCCCGCTCGGTGCGCCTCGCGCTCGCCGGCGAGCTGGTCCCGGACGCGGTGAACGTACAGGGCGGCGTCATCGCCGAGGACGTCAAGCCGGGCCTGCCGCTCGCGGAGCGCCTCGGCCGGATCTTCACGGCGCTGGCCGGCGAGGTCGCCGTCCGCCTCGACGTCGAGGTGTACGGCGAGATCACCCAGCACGACGTGAAGGTGCTCGAACTCTCCGCGCTGAAGGGCGTCTTCGAGGACGTCGTCGACGAGACGGTGTCCTACGTGAACGCGCCGCTGTTCGCCCAGGAGCGGGGTGTCGAGGTCCGGCTGACCACCAGCTCCGAGTCCGCCGACCACCGCAACGTCGTCACGGTGCGCGGCACCCTGGCCGACGGCGAGGAGATCGCGGTCTCCGGCACACTGGCCGGTCACAAGAACGTGCAGAAGATCGTCGCGGTCGGCGAGTACGACGTGGACCTCGCGCTCGCGGACCACATGGCCGTGCTGCGCTACGAGGACCGCCCCGGTGTCGTCGGCACCGTGGGCCGGGTCTTCGGCGAGGCCGGCATCAACATCGCCGGCATGCAGGTCGCGCGCGCCGCGGCCGGCGGCGAGGCCCTCGCCGTCCTGACCGTCGACGACACGGTGCCCTCCGCGGTCCTGGCCGAGCTCGCGGCGGAGATCGGCGCCACGTCGGCCCGCTCGGTGGAACTGGTCTGA
- the pruA gene encoding L-glutamate gamma-semialdehyde dehydrogenase, translating into MDAVTQVPTPVNEPVHGYAPGSPERARLETKLKELADNPVDLPCTIGGEKRMGGGERFDVVQPHNHTARLGTYANATQQDARDAIDAALAAAPAWRAMSFDDRAAIILRAAELLSGPWRETIAASTMLGQSKTAQQAEIDSPCELIDFWRFNVHYARGILAEQPPANSPGVWNRMDHRPLEGFVYAITPFNFSAIAANLPTAPALMGNVVLWKPSPTQTHAAVLLMRLLEEAGLPKGVINLVTGDGIEVSKVALEHRDLAGIHFTGSTKTFQHLWKTVGNNIEKYRTYPRLVGETGGKDFLVAHPSADRAVLKTALTRGAFEYQGQKCSATSRAYLPASIWNDGFKEEFAAEVDYLTMGDVTDLSNFVGAVIDERSFAKNKAAIDRAQEDPSCTIVAGGSYDDSVGYFVRPTVVECSDPENEVFRTEYFGPFLAVHVYDDSAADAYDEMLTQMESVSDYALTGSVVSGDRAAAAYTMEKLRYAAGNFYINDKSTGAVVGQQPFGGGRASGTNDKAGAPQNLMRWTLTRAIKETLVPPTDYAYPHMG; encoded by the coding sequence ATGGACGCTGTGACCCAGGTCCCCACGCCCGTCAACGAGCCGGTGCACGGTTACGCCCCCGGCTCGCCCGAACGCGCCCGGCTGGAGACCAAGCTCAAGGAACTGGCCGACAACCCCGTCGACCTGCCCTGCACCATCGGCGGCGAGAAGCGGATGGGCGGCGGCGAGCGGTTCGACGTCGTGCAGCCGCACAACCACACGGCGCGCCTGGGCACCTATGCCAACGCCACCCAGCAGGACGCCCGGGACGCGATCGACGCCGCCCTGGCCGCCGCCCCGGCCTGGCGCGCGATGTCCTTCGACGACCGTGCCGCGATCATCCTGCGCGCCGCCGAACTGCTGTCCGGTCCCTGGCGCGAGACCATCGCCGCCTCCACCATGCTCGGCCAGTCCAAGACCGCGCAGCAGGCCGAGATCGACAGCCCCTGCGAGCTGATCGACTTCTGGCGGTTCAACGTCCACTACGCGCGCGGCATCCTCGCCGAGCAGCCGCCGGCCAACTCGCCGGGCGTGTGGAACCGCATGGACCACCGCCCGCTGGAGGGCTTCGTCTACGCGATCACGCCGTTCAACTTCAGCGCCATCGCCGCCAACCTGCCCACCGCACCCGCGCTGATGGGCAACGTCGTGCTGTGGAAGCCGTCCCCGACCCAGACCCACGCCGCCGTGCTGCTGATGCGGCTGCTGGAGGAGGCCGGGCTGCCCAAGGGCGTCATCAACCTCGTCACCGGTGACGGCATCGAGGTGTCCAAGGTCGCCCTCGAGCACCGTGACCTCGCGGGCATCCACTTCACCGGCTCGACCAAGACCTTCCAGCACCTGTGGAAGACGGTCGGCAACAACATCGAGAAGTACCGCACCTACCCGCGCCTGGTCGGCGAGACCGGAGGCAAGGACTTCCTGGTCGCCCACCCGAGCGCCGACCGGGCCGTGCTCAAGACCGCCCTGACCCGCGGTGCCTTCGAGTACCAGGGCCAGAAGTGCTCCGCCACCTCGCGCGCGTACCTCCCGGCGTCGATCTGGAACGACGGCTTCAAGGAGGAGTTCGCCGCCGAGGTCGACTACCTCACCATGGGTGACGTCACCGACCTGTCGAACTTCGTCGGCGCCGTCATCGACGAGCGGTCCTTCGCCAAGAACAAGGCCGCCATCGACCGGGCCCAGGAGGACCCGTCCTGCACCATCGTCGCGGGCGGTTCCTACGACGACTCGGTCGGCTACTTCGTCCGCCCGACCGTCGTCGAGTGCTCCGACCCGGAGAACGAGGTCTTCCGCACCGAGTACTTCGGCCCGTTCCTCGCCGTCCACGTGTACGACGACAGCGCGGCCGACGCGTACGACGAGATGCTGACCCAGATGGAGTCGGTGTCCGACTACGCGCTGACCGGCTCGGTCGTCTCGGGCGACCGCGCGGCGGCGGCGTACACGATGGAGAAGCTGCGCTACGCGGCGGGCAACTTCTACATCAACGACAAGTCGACCGGCGCCGTCGTCGGCCAGCAGCCCTTCGGCGGCGGCCGCGCCTCCGGCACCAACGACAAGGCCGGCGCCCCGCAGAACCTGATGCGCTGGACGCTGACCCGCGCCATCAAGGAGACGCTGGTACCGCCGACCGACTACGCGTACCCGCACATGGGCTGA
- a CDS encoding PucR family transcriptional regulator, with protein MYEGGAVLRDNAGVTSEHRDDYQELVDEISELLGAPATLENRDFELLAFGAYDSEGELDPSVLDPVRTRSLLTRRSTAAVRSWFEAFGITRATGPVRIPRTPEAGVHRGRVCLPVRHRGVVLGYVWLLDYDPGPSEEQLGAAMGVTARIGALLADEAQHGADLTRELRAVLGAERDGQRDLAVAELRSALGGRADGSYTLVCVAPWPSAGPEDAPSVRTVPGATALCTLPWGASDVSLALLLRLRAPDVLTPATTAAGRLLERTRASGPGHRPAAPGTTASAAGIATPRSGLVGLSTAWGEASAAARAALAEPRLGPVARWSSIGPYRLLTALPRPAAPDPAVGPLLLPVHRELARTAETYLDQAGQAGRTAAELGIHRQTLYYRLSRIEQVTGLDLDDGEDRLLLHMALKAHRL; from the coding sequence ATGTATGAAGGCGGTGCGGTCCTACGGGACAATGCCGGGGTGACGTCGGAACACAGGGATGACTACCAGGAGCTGGTGGACGAGATCTCGGAGCTGCTCGGGGCTCCGGCGACCCTGGAGAACCGTGACTTCGAGCTGCTCGCCTTCGGCGCGTACGACAGCGAGGGCGAGCTCGATCCGTCCGTCCTCGACCCGGTGCGCACCCGTTCGCTCCTCACCCGCCGTTCGACGGCCGCCGTCCGGTCCTGGTTCGAGGCGTTCGGCATCACCCGCGCGACGGGCCCGGTCCGTATCCCGCGCACTCCGGAGGCGGGTGTGCACCGGGGCCGGGTCTGTCTTCCGGTACGTCATCGGGGCGTCGTCCTCGGCTATGTCTGGCTGCTCGACTACGACCCGGGCCCCTCCGAGGAGCAGCTGGGCGCGGCGATGGGGGTGACAGCCCGGATCGGGGCGCTGCTCGCCGACGAGGCGCAGCACGGTGCCGACCTGACCCGCGAGCTGCGGGCGGTGCTCGGCGCGGAGCGTGACGGGCAGCGTGACCTCGCGGTCGCCGAGCTCCGCTCCGCCCTGGGAGGCCGCGCCGACGGTTCGTACACGCTGGTGTGCGTGGCCCCGTGGCCCTCCGCCGGCCCCGAGGACGCCCCGTCGGTGCGTACGGTGCCGGGTGCCACCGCCCTGTGCACCCTGCCGTGGGGGGCCTCGGACGTGTCGCTGGCCCTGCTGCTGCGGCTGCGCGCCCCGGACGTGCTGACCCCGGCGACGACGGCCGCCGGCCGGCTGCTCGAGCGAACCCGCGCGAGCGGCCCCGGGCACCGGCCCGCCGCGCCAGGGACGACCGCCTCGGCCGCCGGGATCGCCACGCCCCGCTCCGGCCTCGTCGGACTGTCCACCGCCTGGGGCGAGGCGTCGGCGGCGGCCCGCGCCGCCCTGGCCGAGCCCCGCCTGGGCCCGGTCGCCCGCTGGTCGTCGATCGGCCCCTACCGGCTCCTGACCGCGCTGCCCCGCCCGGCCGCCCCCGACCCCGCCGTCGGCCCCCTGCTCCTCCCGGTGCACCGGGAACTCGCCCGTACCGCCGAGACCTACCTCGACCAGGCGGGCCAGGCCGGCCGCACGGCCGCCGAGCTGGGCATCCACCGTCAGACTCTGTATTACCGCCTGTCCCGGATCGAACAGGTCACGGGCCTGGACCTGGACGACGGCGAGGACCGGCTGCTGCTGCACATGGCGTTGAAGGCGCACCGCCTGTGA